The sequence GGGACTGCCGGAACAGCATTCTGGGGtgttcctcctccaaatgagccctgtttctTGCACTCGGGAGCAGCCCTTTAACCACTTATCCAAACGGTGCATACAGTGGAGTGCATCCCTCAGGGGACCCCGCCATGGACACCAACCATATGGAGAAGAAGACTGAAGCTTCCAGAGAGAGGCATGGATCAGTGGACAATGCGTTCTGGTATACTGTACCCATCGGTGGTggaatggcatggtatagcctgatctcatcacatctcggaggctaagcagggtcggtacttggatgggggactacCAAAGAAgaccatgcagaggcaggcaatggcaaaccacctctgcttctcccttgccttgaaagccccttgctggggtctccatacgtttgctgcgacttgatggcacatacgtaCATACATTGTACCCAAGCCCCAGAGATGGCACGGCTTGTACACTGAACAATATTCCCCTTAAATGTGACTGCTTTTCCTTGTGGGGCAAAATCCTAGCTTGGAAACAGGTGTGTTCATTTAAGGGCACTTCGGAGCACTGTTTACGCTTACAGCGATGGGCACGGATTCAAATGGCGTTCCCTTGAAGATTGGCAGGCCTGGTCCCCAGAGCCAAATACTAAAGCCAGAGGTGCCGTCCTGTTATCATACAAGGTGTTCCTGACTGAGCCAGATGTAGCCATAAGCCCATGGACCCTGCAACAGCGAGAGCGAGCAGGGAGAACACACCTCCGCCAAGGACTAGCGACCCTGTCCCTGCCCTCTCCCCCAAAGTACTTACAGCAGAGTGGCAGAAAGTTTCTTTTTGGCCCTTTGGTCGGCAGTTCTTGATTTTGCTGAGCTGGAGTTCGTCTTGACACCGAGCTTCTCTCTTTTATCTTGCGTCATGTTTGCAGCTGCCTGTGCCAGCTAACCATAACTGCAGTGTATTGCTACATCAAACTCTAAGTACTCTTAGTAGAGTTGCCCTCTAATCCTATGTGTACATCATTCTTACTGATTCCCTATTGATGGTCAGTTCAGCAGGAGAAGAATCACTGCTTTAAACCCGGCCAGAAGCATTGTGATGTCACAGGGATGTCACAGCCGTTGTGCAATCAGTCGTCTGCGTTCTTTTTTTGCAGCGCTCAGGGCATGTGTTTCTTATTCTCCCTTATTTCACAGATGATGCATAAGCGCTATATATATTATTGTCCAAAGGAGTGCaaaggtgcttttttttttttaaaggcataagCTGAGGCATCTAAAATCCGGAGAATGAAGGAATCTCGATCCATTATGGTACACTTTAATTATCTTTACATTTCTGCAGTTTCAAAGTACATAAGAGTAactatggtgtaatggttagaatgtcagagtaggatctgggagacccaggtttgaatacccAATTGCCATAGAAGCTTGTTGGGTAACAGGCTGGGCAAGTCacaccctttcagcctaacctacctcgtagggttgttgtaaagatagaAACAGAGGAGGGCAAAAtgctgttgtaagccactttgggtctctattggaaagaaaagtggggtataaatgaggtaaataaataaatgcttcctTCGAAAGGCTGAAATTTTGTTATTTTCAGTgaatgctaatttttttttatttatagctAATTTTTTTGACTGAGAAATTTCCTGACATTGCTTGAACCATGATAATATAACGAAAGCTGCCAATATGGAGGTGAACTTAACTGAAGCCCTTTTTGCTAGTTGACTTCCCGAAGGAAGTCACATGTATTTCCTAAAGCAACTGGTCTTTTTTTCCTTGGCGGgtatataaaataaatgcattAAAAAAACTAGCTAATGAGTGATTTCAGAGGTAAAGGAAGCACAGGCTGAATCTCTGCTGGACTTCAAAGGCAAGAAGttactggccgtcgtcacacgggcatctgttccgttaaatttacagcatatagcgtcatcgctgatatcggcacagtaatgtttctttgggtcacctcgcgtttcttcgcgctcccagctgtccacacctaagcgctctgttccgttctctctaatgggcgcagaagcagctcctccccctttaaaaaaaatttggcgtttaattctgctataacggaataacattaagCTACCTAATCtgctgctgtttcctgaataatctgaaatccgtgtgcacaactgaagttgttgtcagctggatgaggctgcagtctcCCGCGCCTACGATCCTCTCGGTAACACAAAACTGAAAGAGGAAGTTGGATAGAAcggttgcggagtttaaaattttcccgcacaaaaaaaataaaggcattatatcgctataacatcataattaaaaaaaacacggaaaatgactgaacacggccatttttagcgaggtgtggtttggggttaaaataaaaatttctctaatggcaattcagtcatttttacttgttttcttcagcagaaaattttcattgtgtgatgtcgttatagcaatataaggacattattaccaaaaaaaagggggagtcgcgggagaaatggattctgggattgaggagagaaaaaacgggtgggcctatggcgtggcgaggcgaaaaacatcgatgtgaggcattcacactgaggcgcaaaatatcgcgactatcaagcataaagcagaagagagaaaatcgcatcagtgttggaataaggtgggtgtctgccgggaaattgcaccattttcacgctaaatagaagcccgtgtgacgacggccactgtTCGTTACATTTGAAAGCAATTCATTTTTGCCCCTGACGGAGTGTTGCAGAGAGCAtcacagagttccggcaccttttgaaaatggtcacatggctggtggccccgccccctgatctccagacagaggggagttgagattgccctccgtggagggcaatctcaactcccctctgtctggagatcagggggcggggccaccagccatgtgaccattttctcctagggcaacccactgagttccatcacctcctttcccagaaaaaaagccctgttcctcaTGGTGTGACGGTCCAAACGATCCTCTCCCCTTGGTCAGTACATTGTTATCAATAGAATGTGACCTTGTTTCCGTTTGATACCATCTATACTTCCACAAAGCCTATGGAACTCTTGTGAAATCCCAGTTCTTTGGTACCGAGGCTTTCACTGTACTGTTTCTTTTCATAATTTCCAGCCATCATTCCACCCCTTATTCCACCCCTCTTGTAAAATCAATTTGCCCAAGGGTAAGAACATCCCAGATGTGCCTGACGTTTGCTGGTATGTCTATATCTCTCTCTGTATTGACCCACGTGATGGCTGCTGAATAAATGTCTTTTAAGTTTTCTCCACAATAAGTCTGTGGCTTTATGAAGGGAGGAGTCTGTTTCCATAGTAAGTGTATCACAACAGACGCAGGGTGTTCTTGCCTCCAAGCAGACATACTTAAGGCAGCCGCTTGTGCTATAGCAGCAGTAGTCGGGAAATTAGGTATTGCGTTCGTCTGACACCTAATTGAAGGAGCATTTATTTCTAAGTAAGAGTCTCTAGGACTGCATCCGAATGCTAGATGCCAAACTAACAACAATtgcagtctttctttctttctttctttctttctttctttctttctttctttctttctttctttctttctttctttctttctttctttctttctttctttctttctttctttctttctttctttctttctttctttctttctctctctctctctttctctctttctctctttctctctttctctctttctctctccctccctccctccctccctccctccctctctgagaGGCACTCTTAAAAGGGCCTCCCTTTTCAATAAAAGGGCATTTCTTGAGTCACACAGAGTTCTTTTGTCTTCTTTAGGGGATTAGGAAAAGGCAGCATGACAGAACTTCACCAGGCGGTAGCAGCAGGCGATTGTGCTTTAGTGGACGAGATCCTCAAGAAAGGGCAGTGTGACCCCAATGACAAAGATGCGGACTGGAACGACAGGACGCCGCTGCACTGGGCAGCAATAAAAGGTAGGTAtacttgacctggatggcccaggctagcctaatctcatcagatctcagaagttaagcaggatcagccctggttaagacttcgatgggagaccaccaaggaagcaaaccatctctgtttgtcgtttgccttggaaaccccttgatggggttgccataagttggctgcaacttgcaCACACAGCAAATATAGAGGGCTGCAAGGCCAGTTCTCTGGCCGAGCTCCCCAACCAATTGTTTGGGATGGCAGAAGGAGGAAAGTGTCTGATGCGCCCAGCCATCTGTGGTGCTAGGGGGGGCTGGCATCCCCACCTGGCACTGCATTGCCatggcagaggcttggcccagacCTGTCTGGCAGTGGAGCAGGCCTATGTGGGGATGGGTGTACCTAGGGGTGACAGAATACGTTGTGCAAGCCTTGCTGTGTTTCTTTTGCAAACAGGGTAAAGAGGGTAGGGCCTAAAGCAAGTGAACAGCATGGGCATAGGGGCAGCAAAATAGAAATAGGAGAGCAGGAGCAGTTCTGTTCTCCTTAGCATCCCACTGATGAAATGTTCTGACCTTTTGCCAGGTTTTAAGATTGCACCAAAATACTGTTACTTTATTCCCCACCTTCCCCAAGTGGAAATTAGTCCCAGGGTAGTAAGTTGTACGCAGATGAGTTTCCTGTGGGGGGAATGGCACTCAGGATTTAAGATGTCTTTACAGTACCTGTTCAATTACAACCTACAGTTTGCAAGCagatccctgacctggatagcccagccaAGCCCGATCtctccgatctcagaagctaagcagggttggccttggttagtaattggatgggagatctccaaagaagatgagggctgctatgcagaggcgggcaatggtgaactatctcttgtcttgaaaacccctgcAGGGTTCGCCATAACTTGGCTATGACTtaacggcactttccaccaccactgcctACAAGAAGAGCCCAATGGAAGCAAACAAGAGGGCCAGGAGGCCTCTGGCATGGAGGGAGAtgtgattcgggggggggggggggaggacagcaAGAAATAAGGGATCTTATGAATTAGAAGTGTCGCCTAGGAATGGGCTGTAATTTGGGGCTGCCAGGTGACTAAACTGGGCTTGGCAGAGCCACATGGCATGTTCAGCCCGCCCCAGCTTCTCCAAGAAGGAAAAGTGTGCACTTCTTAGCATTTCAACCTCCAAGTGAGGgcttgagatctcctggaattacaactgatctctacactatagagatcagttttctTGGAGAAAATGCCAGCTTTAGAGAATAAGCTTTATATAGAATTGCTGGGTTAGGGGAGTGGGGACATGGGCGTGCATGTGTGATGTCACTAATGTgactatgtcacttctgagtacaaCCTGGAATTGacaataggtagctctaggaatctccagaaactccaCAGTAAATCCATAGagtttgccatagagtttctggtgattcctagagctacccattgccacttccaggttgtacccagacAGGATGTACCTAGCTCcatagcatcacatccctgctgaattcCATTTCCCAATCTCTACCCTCCCCAGggaccatccccaaatctccaagaatctcTTGAGCTGGATTTGGCAGCCTTAGCACATCACTACCATGTTTCACTGGGAGCCCTATAAGAATGTTTGACTTTCCCTCCTAAGTGAAGAAGTAAACTGTCTTCTCCTTCTGTCCTCCTAGCTCTTGCCTGTATTTTTACCAGGAACATCAAGGATAGTAAAACGGCTTGTGGAGCACGGGGCTCGTCCATGCTTGAGAACAGATGCAGGATGGACCCCAGCTCATTTTGCTGCCGAGTCAGGGAAACTGGGGGTGCTAAGGACGCTGCATTCTTTGCACGCTCCTGTGGATGCCGCAGACCTCTATGGAGACACACCGAAACGGATGGCAGAGATCTACGGTCACAAAGAGTGTGTAAAGTTCTTAGAAACGTAAGTGTTAGCAACTGTATTCAATACAGGGCATTCCGGGAGTGCATCTGTTTGTTTCTGGGGAGAGATTCTGGCAGAGGTCAAGTGTTGGCCTGGTAGGCGAGGGCTTAAAGAGCATGACAGAAAATTGGAAACTAGAACTGGGTCACTTTAAGAGCGTTATacctgcctctttattctgtatcatgtttgtgtgtgtgtgccgtcaagtcaaGCAGGTGACCTCtcctggggctttcaaggcatgtgagaagcagaggtggttcaccatggccttcctctgcagagtcttccgtGGTGGTCACCCCTCCAAGtgtggaccctgcttagcttccgagatctgacgagctcGGGCTATATCCCACCTTCCCTCTCGATTCTgtatcatgtgtgtgtgtgtgtgtgtgtgtgtgtgtgtatgccatTATATATatgccatgtgtgtgtgtatatatgccaTTAAGTCACAACTGATGGAGACCCCAGCAAAGGGTTTTtaaggcaggtgagaagcagagggggtttgccagtgcCATTCCCTGTGGAGTCTTCcgtggtggttgcccatccaagtactgaccctgcttagcttctgagatcagacgagatcaagctataccatgccaccttccctcctgatTCTGTATCACAGCGGGATAAATTTAAAGTGAGATAAAGGATATGgcacagctatgacttgagggcactctccaccaccacaggatTGGAGGATTGTTCCATATGCATGCACATCTTTCCTTAGTAAGGACAGAAGTAGGTACACAcgtgatcaggggtcatttcgtagaaaaagagcaccaggaactcattagcataactcattagcatatgccatgccccttgactaagccgaaatggccgggatttggctgctgccagaggggggaGTGTTCTTCCACCTGgtagtggcccgatcagggctgttttggccccaatccaggccaaaagaggcccaaaatggccgggagGGGAAATCCTCCCCGACGTGGTACCAACCCAGtccaggccattttggacccaattctggcccaaacgggcccaaaatgaccattttgggccattttcagcctgttTCGGCCAGAATTAGGGCCAAAACCATCCAGATCCAGTTCGTGCTGGGTGGGGAAACCCCTGCCTGGcactgtttcagccctgatccaggcccaaacaggccccaaatggccatttttggccatttggggctcattTCAGACAGGATCAgagccaaaaccaccaggattgggtcggtgcctggcggggaacccctcccttgcctggcaccgacccaaaaatggccattttgggcccatttgggccagaATTGGGGCCAAAGTGGCCTGCACTGGGTTGGTACCACATCGGGGAAGATTTCCCCTCCCGGCACCGACCCGATATGGacaatttcagccccaatccaggctgaaacgggcccaaagtggccccaaatgcccattttgggcccgtttgggcctggagCAGGGCCtaaatggccagaatcaggtcGGTGTCAGTCCAGTAGtaccctaaagaccaacaagttaGAAAGATGTTTTAAGCTACCATTTGAAACGAAACATGGAGCACATGGGAGCCGTTCTGTTTTTACTTCATGCCAGTTACCGTTGAGAAACGTTGCTGCGTTTGCTGTGATGgtccttctttttttcttttctttcacctAGGGCTGAAACAGAGTGCAGGGACTATCGCCTGGCAGCGAAGTTAAAGGGAACCCAGCTGGATGAGAATGACGAAGCGTGGGAGCTAAAGAAGGAAGAACTTTTGAGAAACGAACCCCACCCTCAAAAGAAACCCACCCAAAAGTGTGTAAGAAAAGATGGTCGTTAAATTCCTTGAAACTTAGTAGGGAACTGACCCAGCACACCAGATAATCTCTGCAGTGGGGATCCCAGCGGTCTTAACAAAATGGCAGGGTTGGATTGGCCCGTTAATTGACTGGGAAGGTTCCTGGTGGACCACAGCCCTGTACGCTTATTTGGCTGCTGTGAGGCAGATGCCACTACAAGAGTCCACTCAACTCAAACCTGAACCATGgtgatcagggatttttttctgggaaaagaggtggtggaactcagtgggtcgccctcggagaaaatggtcacatggctggtggccccgccccctgatctccagacagaggggagttgaggttgccctccacgccgctgagcggtgcggagggcaatcccaactcccctctgtctggagatcagggggcggggccaccagccatgtgaccattttcaagaggttccggaacgctgttcccccacgttccagctgaaaaaaagccctaatggTGATGATGACAGCTGCTCGTCTTCAAGCTGATCGGATTCCGCTACAACGCTCAGCACTTGGCTCAGTTTGTACCAAGGTTGTATCCACCCGTACCTCGAGGGCTACCAGCTGCACTTTCCAAACATCCTAATGTTGGTGATCTCTGCATGGTTCATGCGGCATGTACTTTCCTCTGCTGTTGTCATGGCTACGGAGATTGCCTCTGCTGCCATTGCTCAAAATCCCTCCATCTTTCATAAAGATCGCTCTGAACCAGGAATCGCCAAAATCAACATCAATGAATGTATCGAAGGATGCATGTTTACAGCAAGTGCATGGAGGCAGCCTGAAAACTTGAATCTTGGATTACTTTTGACAGACATCTTTAACACAATGAAATCAATACTCATGGTGATTGAGAAAGGTATTACAGTTTTAACTGTTAGAAACAGGCGTCTGCACTCAATAAGCTATTCTGCATCTTTTGACATAGACAGCAGAGTAAGAGAAAGGATGAAATGATTAATATGAAACCCCTCACTGTAAACCATATGCCAGGACTCAGCAAATCCCAGGCAGCAGGTTGCTgtggcacctagaaatttcattgtagtTTCTAGTTTTTTCAGCACTGATTTTGTTGTGGTGTTTTTCAGCAGTTCTTAGTCAAAGTACAGAGGGTTGCAGCCAGCCAGTTTTTCCACTTATGAAAATAGAGGAAGAAATCTCCAATAACCATCTAAAAGACTACATTTGGGATCATGGTATTAGAAAAACTtctattttgtttggtagcagagttacttagtcagaagcatttaccCTGCCGTGCAGTAAGTAATCCTCAGGCATTCAAATTGTAAAAAGATAGCGCgaacagtttattgaggtagattccattcatggcaatatcttggaatagaaagaaagagtcctagtctaaagagtcactttccctataaataccaTGGCCAGATAGTCCGGCGGCAAGGCTGCAGgtgggtctgtggatgaggccttcatggcaggagcccTGAGAACTACATCCTTCCCTTTTGGAAAGCTATGAGTCAAGAagaagaaatctcccaagagacacagagacagagaaggagtcAGGAAGTGTTCccgccttagacaaagagaagtacCTTACTATCAAGAGAGGTACACATACACTCAGAGAGACATGTAGcacccccaatgtccaaggcatggtGAGTAACCTATTCTGTCACATGGGGCCTGCTGTGGGCAAAAGCCATGTGAGACAGGGACTGTACTATGGAAGAGGATTGACTGAGACTCCGTGAAAAAAGTTGCCTGGATCCAAACCCAAGCAGATTATCATTTTTCATCAGAATTTGTCGTACGAGATAAAATAAATGTTCATGATGCTCTTGTCATTTCATGTTTCTATGCAAACTTGACTTACTCCATTCAGTGGTGGCCGATGAACtcatttcttaaccagttgctttctatactggctccaatattcaattatatggtgttttttttaaagcagtactGGAATTATGAGACGCTGGGGAGAAATTAGGTTAGAGTTAGAAGTTATCTCTTTGTGGTAGTGATGACAACCAAGGTTacccatttatttatgtatagacTACAACTTTTATGACATAGCTTTAATAAAACTATgattaggttcaggacagacaaaaggaaatacatctctctctctatgtcATGGAAATGGCAGGTGAAATGAATGAAAACCCCTGGTATGAATCCAGATGCCTCTTATTCATGAGTTTTAGATACATTTTTTGTTAAATTATGAAACCATTTGGAATTCAGTGTTTGGTTTAAGTTTTGCTGGCGGGACTTACCATGTAATCTGGAAAGTAACTTTGTGAATTCCATAGAGATTTTTGTTTGTATCTGGAACGGGTTTCTCATTCAGCTGTTCCACACTAGAGAGCCAGGTTGGTATAGTGGTAGAACACAAGAGCaggacaaagaaaagaaaaaagaggaaatggAGTGGAGGAAGGAAGGTGGGAGGAAAGCCACTGCAAGTCATTCATGTTGTGTTTCAAGTGTTTAAACACAGGCTCAGTCTGTA is a genomic window of Eublepharis macularius isolate TG4126 chromosome 1, MPM_Emac_v1.0, whole genome shotgun sequence containing:
- the ANKRD66 gene encoding ankyrin repeat domain-containing protein 66 isoform X2, translated to MTELHQAVAAGDCALVDEILKKGQCDPNDKDADWNDRTPLHWAAIKGTSRIVKRLVEHGARPCLRTDAGWTPAHFAAESGKLGVLRTLHSLHAPVDAADLYGDTPKRMAEIYGHKECVKFLETAETECRDYRLAAKLKGTQLDENDEAWELKKEELLRNEPHPQKKPTQKSRVKGA
- the ANKRD66 gene encoding ankyrin repeat domain-containing protein 66 isoform X1 translates to MTELHQAVAAGDCALVDEILKKGQCDPNDKDADWNDRTPLHWAAIKGTSRIVKRLVEHGARPCLRTDAGWTPAHFAAESGKLGVLRTLHSLHAPVDAADLYGDTPKRMAEIYGHKECVKFLETAETECRDYRLAAKLKGTQLDENDEAWELKKEELLRNEPHPQKKPTQKCVRKDGR